The Paramisgurnus dabryanus chromosome 1, PD_genome_1.1, whole genome shotgun sequence genome includes a window with the following:
- the pdzrn4 gene encoding PDZ domain-containing RING finger protein 4 yields the protein MGCNLCTLQKREEHYKLLYEIAQVNGRDFSKSGHEGAVEAMRKDPIVVQVLRRGHSSRNQSNLQEVCVVDVCTQTDITFEHIMALAKMRPSTPPVPDICPFLLSDSCHSIQTVDREYFDCPEYVSATQAEVERADEFECEEVELCRMNSQEKLGLTLCYRTDEDEEDAAIFVGQVEPNSIAARDGRIRQGDRILQINGHDVLDKEEAVALLSNENSRSIVLLVTRPEGQMDGSWLDEAHHDFLEELKMEILEEQKKEGILQTACRMKRSKRLEEEVSTDTATCSSSILEKDSGIKCSFEETSEHETFSHAQTRTQKQLLDKWGAGSRSVPMDTISFESGQDERISESGVECDHFQQLLELKCQIRNGGECGLVYRRSSTIECSLTEQGGSGVARELHMLNEELRSIERECQSIMQAHQLRRSKHDSPRTDKENRLRRGKLADINEHPERLQGEKLRDKDSSSAYNTAESSRSTPLGTEGSPDHSLHQRVHLTNQKNLQSPHHIQSPYNSPILTFPSQSRAHTYTTSTTPLQIPITSPGSQGPSQAFSSSLEQSPSNPSESDPALPADDEHCERNRNRVAAALYHPSPYHSNTATTQLPSTRRYQSYLQLLQQHSSSSLEYSQSQLSLLSLRGRPGPSQSGRLEWKVKVRADGTRYVARRPARDRILRERALRIREERSGGMTTDDDAVSELKMGRYWSKEERKQQLARAREQRRRREFMQKSRLECLKESVGTASGEVSILELSHKKMLKKRNKKILDNWMTIQELMSHGARAPEGTKVHNAFLSVTTV from the exons GTGAATGGCCGTGacttctcaaagtccggacatGAAGGGGCAGTGGAAGCCATGCGGAAAGACCCAATAGTGGTGCAGGTGCTGAGGCGGGGTCACTCGTCCCGAAACCAGAGCAACCTACAGGAAGTCTGTGTGGTGGACGTATGCACTCAAACGGACATCACCTTCGAGCACATCATGGCTCTGGCCAAAATGAGACCCAGTACCCCACCTGTGCCGGACATCTGTCCCTTCCTGCTGTCTGACAG CTGTCATTCCATTCAGACAGTGGATCGTGAATATTTCGATTGTCCGGAGTACGTATCCGCCACTCAGGCAGAAGTGGAAAGGGCCGACGAATTTGAATGTGAG GAGGTTGAGCTCTGTCGAATGAACAGCCAGGAAAAACTGGGTCTGACCCTCTGTTACCGCACCGATGAGGATGAAGAAGATGCGGCTATTTTTGTTGGCCAG GTTGAGCCAAACAGCATTGCCGCAAGGGATGGACGGATCAGACAGGGCGACAGAATTTTACAG ATAAACGGTCATGACGTGCTGGACAAGGAAGAGGctgttgctcttctctcaaatgAAAATTCCAGATCCATAGTGTTGCTTGTCACCAGACCTGAAGGACAG ATGGATGGGAGCTGGCTTGATGAAGCCCACCATGACTTCCTAGAGGAACTGAAGATGGAGATTTTAGAGGAACAGAAAAAAGAAGGAATCCTTCAAACAGCATGTCGCATGAAGCGG TCCAAAAGACTTGAGGAGGAAGTATCTACAGATACGGCAACCTGCTCTTCTAGCATTCTAGAGAAGGACAGTGGTATAAAATGCAGTTTTGAGGAGACCTCTGAACATGAAACCTTCTCTCACGCCCAAACCCGGACTCAAAAACAACTTCTGGACAAATGGGGGGCAGGCTCACGTTCGGTTCCTATGGACACCATAAGCTTTGAGTCGGGTCAGGATGAAAGGATAAGTGAGAGTGGAGTAGAATGCGACCACTTCCAACAGCTCTTGGAACTCAAGTGCCAGATACGGAATGGTGGGGAATGCGGATTGGTGTACAGGCGAAGCAGCACTATTGAATGCAGCTTGACGGAGCAAGGCGGAAGCGGCGTGGCGCGGGAGCTGCATATGTTAAACGAGGAGCTACGCAGCATTGAACGCGAGTGCCAGAGCATCATGCAGGCACACCAGCTCCGCCGGAGCAAACACGACTCACCCCGAACAGATAAAGAAAATCGCTTGCGGCGTGGCAAGCTTGCAGATATTAATGAGCATCCTGAAAGACTTCAAGGGGAGAAGCTGAGAGATAAAGACAGCTCTAGTGCCTACAACACAGCAGAAAGCTCCCGCTCAACGCCACTGGGAACGGAAGGATCACCTGACCACTCGCTACACCAGCGCGTCCacttgaccaatcagaagaacCTCCAGAGTCCCCATCACATACAGAGTCCATACAATAGCCCCATCTTGACGTTTCCCAGCCAAAGTCGTGCCCATACTTACACCACCTCAACAACCCCTTTACAGATTCCCATCACCAGTCCTGGTTCACAAGGTCCCAGCCAGGCCTTCTCCAGCAGCCTGGAGCAAAGCCCCAGCAACCCCTCAGAATCTGACCCAGCCCTCCCGGCAGATGACGAACATTGCGAAAGGAACCGCAACAGAGTCGCAGCCGCTCTGTACCACCCTTCACCCTACCACAGCAACACTGCAACAACCCAGCTCCCCAGCACACGACGTTACCAGAGCTACCTACAACTCCTACAACAACATTCCTCTTCTTCTCTGGAATACTCCCAGAGCCAGCTTAGTCTTCTCAGCCTCCGTGGACGGCCCGGTCCCTCACAATCCGGCCGGCTAGAATGGAAGGTCAAAGTCCGGGCAGATGGAACGAGGTATGTGGCACGCAGACCCGCACGAGACCGCATCCTACGGGAGCGAGCCTTGCGGATCCGTGAGGAACGTAGCGGGGGGATGACTACAGATGACGACGCAGTCAGCGAACTGAAGATGGGTCGATATTGGAGCAAAGAGGAACGCAAGCAGCAGCTAGCACGCGCGAGAGAGCAACGACGCAGGAGGGAGTTCATGCAGAAGAGCAGGCTGGAGTGTCTAAAAGAGTCTGTGGGGACAGCGAGCGGGGAAGTGAGCATCCTGGAGCTCAGCCATAAAAAGATGCTGAAGAAACGAAACAAGAAGATCCTAGACAACTGGATGACCATTCAAGAGCTAATGAGCCACGGGGCACGAGCGCCTGAGGGCACCAAAGTTCACAACGCCTTCCTCTCAGTCACCACCGTTTAA